The window GGGTGGGATCCGAGAGGACCGGCACCGCCGCGCCCAGAAGCAGCAGCAGAGCGACAAGCTGCAGAAAGATCCCGCTGCTCACACAGAAACGGACTCGACGGGCGTCCGCTTTTAACTCGTCACACGGCGCTTCCTCCTCGAAGCGACGAAGCGATCGATAGAGATCGAAGCAGAAGTAGACGCCAAGGGTGAGAACCGTCAGGAGGACGACGCCTCCGACGGAACTCGTCCCGGCAACGCGCTCCCGCTCCGGTTCCTGAACGGAGGCGCTCAGATCATCCCCCCAACTCGATCGCCGCCAGAACCTCGCCTTGCCGTTTGAACATCCGGCGCTCTTCGGCGGGTGATCGTTCGTGATCGTATCCCAGGAGGTGCAGAATCCCGTGCACCAACAGCTCTCGAAGCTCGTGTTCGAGGGAGTGCCCTCGCTCGGCGGCCTGACGCTCGGCGGTGGGGACCGAGATCACGACATCGCCCAGAAGATCCGGGTCCCCCAGGTCGTCGCCCTCTCGCTGAGCAAAGGCGAGCACATCGGTCGGCCGATCCTTGCCCCGCCACGTGGCGTTCAACTCCTGCATCGCATCGTCGTCGACGAGTGCAATCGAAAGCTCGCTGGCCGCCTCGTCGAGGACGCGCAGACTCTCCTCCGCGGCCCGCTGTACGAGCGCGGATTGGCCCTCGAACCCCGGAGCGGCCGTGACGTCGACGCGCAGGTCGTCCGACATACAGCGCCCGTCAGAGGATACGGTCGTAGGCGGTGATGATCGCCTGGACCAGTCGGTGTCGAACCACGTCGCGCTCGGAGAACTGGCAGAACTGGATGCCCTTGACCTCCTTCAGGAGTTCGCGTGCTTCGATCAGCCCCGAGTCCCTCCCGGCCGGGAGATCGATCTGGGTGACGTCGCCGGTGATGACCGCCTGCGAGCCGAATCCCAAGCGGGTGAGGAACATCTTCATCTGCTCGCGGGTCGTGTTCTGCGCTTCATCGAGAATCACGAAGGCGTCGTTGAGGGTTCGCCCCCGCATGAAGGCGAGCGGTGCCACCTCAATCGTGCCGCGCTCCATGTAGCGCCGCGCCCGATCGACGTCGACCATGTCGTTCAGGGCGTCGTACAGCGGACGAAGATAGGGGTTCACCTTCTCGGCGAGATCACCGGGCAGAAAGCCTAGTCGCTCACCGGCTTCGACGGCCGGCCGCGTGAGGACGATGCGCGCCACCTCGTTCCGCGACAAGGCAGCGACCGCCATCGCCATCGCGAGGTACGTCTTGCCCGTCCCTGCAGGACCAATGCCGAAGACGATGTCGTGCTTGCGCATCGCATCGATGTAGTACTTCTGGGCGATCGACTTGGGCGCGATGGTCCGCTTCTGCGCCGAGATGAAGATCGTGTCGAGGAAGATCTCGCGAAGGCGAGCGTTCCGATCGCCCGACAGGATCCGGACGGCGTACTCGACGTCCGACGGGAACAGCGGGTAGCCCTGCTGGAGAAGCTCGACCAACTGCCGGACCACCCGCGCGGCGAGTTCGACCTGCACGTCATCGCCACGAACTTCGATGCCCGACGGGTGCGACACGAGATCGGCGCCGGTCTCCGCCGCGATGATCTTGATGTGCTCGTCGTGGTTCCCCAGCAGCGTCGGGAGGAGGGCGGCGTCTCCGATCTCGACGATCTCTCCGGTCGGTGCTGTCTTCGATGCGGCGCGCTCGGGACTCTTCATGCGCCAATCAGTTCGATCACGCGCTCGAGGGCCTTGTCGAGTCCCGACGGGTCCTTCCCACCTGCCTGAGCGAAATCGGGGCGACCGCCCCCGCCCCCGCCCACCATCGGCGCCATCTCCTTGATCAGGGAGCCGGCGTTGAGCTTCTTGGTGAGATCTTTCGTGACGGTAGCCACCAGGAGAACCTTCTTCCCATCCGTGCCGCCCAAAACGACGACGCCGGACTGCATCTTGTCGCGAATCTTGTCGGACAGTTCGCGCAGGACCTTCGCGTCGATCTGATCGACCCGACGGGCCAGCACCTTCACCCCACCGACGTCCTGAACCCCGTCCAGAAGATCCTCAGACGCGCCGGAGACGAGCTTCGACTGCGTCTCCGCCAGCCGCTTCTCGAGATCCTTCTGCGAGGCCAGGAGCTTACCGAGGCGTTCGGCGATCTCCTCTTCCCCGCTCTTCAGAAGTCCGGCTATCTCGCGCAACTCCAACTCGCGTTGCCGCACGAGCGCCAGGGCGCCTTCGCCGGTGAGCGCCTCGATGCGGCGGACCCCCGCGCCCACGGCCGATTCCGCCCGAAGCTTGAAGAGCCCGATATCCCCGGTGCGGGAAACGTGGGTACCGCCGCAGAGCTCCGTCGAGAAGTCGCCCATGCGCAGAACGCGCACGCGGTCACCATACTTGTCGCCGAAGAAGGCGAGCGCGCCCGCCGCGATCGCTTCGTCGTACGACATCTCGTCGGCGGTGACGTCCGCGTTGTCGCGGACGTGCTGATTGACCTCGTCCTCGATCGCCCGCATCTGGTCGTCGCTGAGACGCGCCTCGTGCGTGAAGTCGAATCGCAGCCGATCCGGAGTGACGAGGGACCCGGCCTGGTGCACCTGATCTCCGAGATGATTGCGGAGTGCCGCGTGCAGGATGTG of the Candidatus Binatia bacterium genome contains:
- the ybeY gene encoding rRNA maturation RNase YbeY; the protein is MSDDLRVDVTAAPGFEGQSALVQRAAEESLRVLDEAASELSIALVDDDAMQELNATWRGKDRPTDVLAFAQREGDDLGDPDLLGDVVISVPTAERQAAERGHSLEHELRELLVHGILHLLGYDHERSPAEERRMFKRQGEVLAAIELGG
- a CDS encoding PhoH family protein, with translation MKSPERAASKTAPTGEIVEIGDAALLPTLLGNHDEHIKIIAAETGADLVSHPSGIEVRGDDVQVELAARVVRQLVELLQQGYPLFPSDVEYAVRILSGDRNARLREIFLDTIFISAQKRTIAPKSIAQKYYIDAMRKHDIVFGIGPAGTGKTYLAMAMAVAALSRNEVARIVLTRPAVEAGERLGFLPGDLAEKVNPYLRPLYDALNDMVDVDRARRYMERGTIEVAPLAFMRGRTLNDAFVILDEAQNTTREQMKMFLTRLGFGSQAVITGDVTQIDLPAGRDSGLIEARELLKEVKGIQFCQFSERDVVRHRLVQAIITAYDRIL